The region AACTAAAAACAgaataaaaattgttttaaccCCTAAGGGTGTAAGAAAAACTCCAACTACGAAGACTTCTACGCAGATACAGGTCCCTCCTTCcttgacgaggaagaagagatgaaaaCGGAGGTGGAAACGGCGACTCCTGCTACTAACTCCTTACTCCATGCTATGAACTTGAGGGAAAATGAGGTGACTAAAGGTGATGATGGTGTTGAACTCCTTCTTGTGTGCACTCTCTCCATATGTATAGGATGATGTTgggcccaaatccctagggtaagCTCATCTTGTCTTGACATTTATGCCCTTGAGATGACATCTTTCCTTCTCTCTCCTCTGACTCATCACTTCAtgtggtaaactccacttgatcaacttgtcgGCTGGGCAGGCTTCACTATTTGTACGCAACTGATCAACTTGGCTTCTTTTCTGGCCATTTTTCTCTCCTTtcccgagttgatcaagttgatcctGCACTTGCCTTTTTTACACTTTATAGCCccctgcacactcaaattcaCCATTATTTTCACACATTATCAGccatgttagtgtaataaaccctaCAAAACCTTGCTTGTAATGAGCCCTATCGTATACAAAGGCCTGGGctattttttagtttatccaaatcaaagagaataaaatgatattcCGGATTTTTTGGGCCTGCGGGGTGATGGCAGTTTAATTAAATGGAAGCGAGAGGCCCAGTTGAAATGGTGGTGAAAtatctctttttatttttcttatttctcGCGACTTTGCAACTAAAAAGAATGTAAAAGGAAATTGACGTCAAAATGGAGTTAGCATCAATCTCATGGACACAATGTTGAAGTCAAAAGAGGTGTTTTTGATGtgaattgattttaattacatttGTTAAAATTCAGCCTATTTTTTCAGTGTGCCGCATAATATATTCGTCGTGGGAAATTGAATCCTAGCTTAAGGCATATTGTTAAACGATTTGATGATAGCTAAgtgtttaattatttattatcaagATCGGGACGTAATTCATGTGGAAAAGGACCTTAGTTTGAATATTAAAGGGTAATTttccaaacatcaacaaattcgAAATACTAAAATAAAACGCCATCTTTTAGTTAGTTAGAAAGcaagaaaaaatataaagacATGAAAATGAAAGTACAAAGGAGTTACCTAAAGTAGATTCTGGGCTTTTATGCATCTGCTGTCAAAAGCATATACATGTTCGTCTTTCTATAACTTCTCCATTCCTTTTTGTCTCTCATTTGGGTCCAATTTTTCGATATCTACATTATTTAATTCCACTTTATATTTTGGAAAACATTGCAAATTTTGAGGATCCAATATCTATTTTCGTGTAAAAAAATATCTGGAGTATATTTGATCCTTCAGTTCATTGATTCAGTGAGCAATTAATTAAAGCcttcaagaaaagaaaaaatgcaTCTGATTTTACATTTATTTAAAAGACATTCAAACTGAATATGCTGCCTTTAATTTGTTGACAACGGCAACATATATAATGAGAAATTCAAATTTGAGTGTTTTCCAGTGGTTGACCCACAAAATGTGGGGGGAGGATCCCTGCTGTGGTTGGGAGCACAGCAAGGTGTGCGGTGCATCAAAGAAAGGTGATTGAATCGGTGGGATTTACTTAAGGAAAAATGGAATAAGTATTATGGAAACAAGAGAAAATGGAATTGGAGTCATTGTACGGTGCCGTTTTGATGCACCGCATACCCcaaccacagcaggggatcctccCCGAAATGTGAACCACCCCAccactttttttctttatcatGCCTGACTTATGTATGTTAAGCATTTAATAGCCAAACCAAATAACAAGAGCTGCAACCCTATAGTAGAACTTGGAATATCTATCACAATACAATATGGAGTATTGTATTAAGTCCCATCCTAAATatgacacatttttaaaattagaaacatcactttttctattttttcatctctcttactttattctcttcgctttactcacaaaataatattgtactaaataaaatcatgtgccgaattagaaatgctccacttagagtAGTAACTCCACATTACAAACTAGTAGTACTAAGCTTTTGCATTTTGAAAGTTCTTTTTATCTAATTTACAGTGGCATCTGACACTCTGCAACCTAAACTTCATCACTCAATTTGGTTCAATTTATTGCTTTATTTGTAGCTCCTATACTACCTTAATAATCAACATCTATCTAATGTATTTatgtccaaaaaaataaataaaaaggtttGAAAGTTGCAAAATTTTCAATGTGGTgacaaatataattatgaagGTGGAGTAGGGAAGGCAAAAGTAAATCACGCTCTCCCACCCCCACGCCTGACCCCTTCTCTGCTTTCTTGTCTGCATTCAATATCATAACCTGCCTCCCTTCTTCACTACCTTCATCATCACCCCATTTCCAAActccattttcttttataaataaatcacCCCTTTTCCTCATTTAACCAAATTATTTTTCAGTTCCATACCCATCTCAATATGTCTGTAAGTTCTTTTTTCCTCTCCCTTCttcttgcttttttttttaaaattaaaattatactaatactccatatatttgTAGATGTTGGAGGTGAGGGTTCCCAATTTGGATTGCGAGGGATGCGCTTCTAAGGTCAGGAGAGCTCTACTCAAGCTCAAAGGTGACTCCTTTTTCAACTTGATTAAAACATAAGATGAAATTGTTACTAGCTCATTTTAACATATTTTGGTGTACAGGAGTAGATGAGGTGGAAGTAGACATGGAGATGCAGAAAATAACGGTGAGTGGGTACGCATTGGAGGAGAAGAAGGTGCTAAAGGCCATCAAACGCGCCGGAAAGGCGGCCGAGCTGTGGCCGTATCCCGGCGGCCACTCCTATTTTTCCTCATTCTACAATTATCCTTCTCATGTTGTTAGCCATTACTATGAGACGTCGAGAAACGTGGCGGCACCGGGCGTCCACACATTTTTCCACACGCCGGCAGTGTACTCGGTCGCCGTCGCCTCCGACGAGGCGGTGGCCTCCATCTTCAGCGACGACAACCCTCATGCTTGCTCTATCATGTGATTCCATTCTCATTCTCCTTTTCTCCCTATATTTTCTAGTGATGATTCGATTTTTGGATTTCGAATTACTCCATGTTTTTTATGTAGGGAGAGATTTTGTGCTTATGATGTTGATTTGTTGTTCATAttcttttatttctattttaggctGTGTTTTGTGCTAGGGTTTATGATGTCTGATTCTTGGTTGGAGGATGGAGATTTGAATGATACTTGAATTCTCTAGTACTCACGAGTGCTGATGTTAGATGTGTATATTTAATGTTGTACATATTCATTTTATTGACaaatttgaggaaaaaaaatgtttgattTCGTAAGGAGGGAAAGggatattagagcatccacgtcCATGCTCTTACCAATAAGCACGGATGTAGGCCCGAACCcactttattacttttttactctctgctcttaggtaagagcacaacacccacatccgtgctctccccaaggacaagctcaagggtctcactattctattattcaatttaaataaaaacatttccataaaattaaaatgcattaaaaatacccggaataatattacaaattacaaaaaaaattaaaaattacataattaaaattctaaaaattaaaaattacataattaaaatcctaaaaattaaaaattacttaactaaacacctaaaaaataaaaattacataattaaaggctaaaaatacccccgtgaaagactattcatccggctctaccatcaatgttctttggagaccccgtatcattgccacatgcgatcgaagttgctcggtggtcatagttgacctatcggccaaattgagttgggccaaaacccctcacaacgagttggtgggggttgaggtggcacaaagggagcgggagcggaaTCGgaggcagatggagtcgcggcgcgacggcggttggccgtcgacTTCTTCCATCCTTgtggccggcgttgggaactactcgggccggcgtcggggctac is a window of Salvia splendens isolate huo1 chromosome 3, SspV2, whole genome shotgun sequence DNA encoding:
- the LOC121794043 gene encoding heavy metal-associated isoprenylated plant protein 31-like, whose protein sequence is MSMLEVRVPNLDCEGCASKVRRALLKLKGVDEVEVDMEMQKITVSGYALEEKKVLKAIKRAGKAAELWPYPGGHSYFSSFYNYPSHVVSHYYETSRNVAAPGVHTFFHTPAVYSVAVASDEAVASIFSDDNPHACSIM